A single genomic interval of Arachis duranensis cultivar V14167 chromosome 7, aradu.V14167.gnm2.J7QH, whole genome shotgun sequence harbors:
- the LOC107459374 gene encoding pentatricopeptide repeat-containing protein At3g24000, mitochondrial-like, whose product MASFPCASAALITTLKLQPQFKTHPPTSLPIEKSQSISLQKSNYFTDLDPKNLDFRETISLTKQMTELDSSFYFPLLQECLDRTSFLDAQVIHGHAIKTGAHQDVFLMSFLVNVYAKCGRMEAARKVFDKMPRRNVVGWTTLMVGYVQKMQPENAIYVFQEMLYAGSYPSNYTLAVAVSACTSMRSVKLGNQFHAYIIKYQIDFDTSICNALCSLYSKCGKLKLALSAFRRIKEKNVVSWTAAISACGDNGDPMTGLRLFVDMLSEDTQPNELTLSSVLSQCCEIPLLELGTQVHSLCAKLGYQSNLRIRNSLLYLYLKCGCIDEAQILFSGMDDVSLVSWNAMIAGHAQMMELTKDNISACHYGIEALKLFSELHRFGMKPDLFTFSSALCVCSRMVALEQGEQIHAQAIKIGFLSEVVVGSSLINMYNKCGSIERASKAFLEMSTRTMISWTSMITAFSQHGWSQQALELFEDMKLTGVRPNAVTFVGVLSACRHAGMINAALTYFEIMQKEYKIMPVMDHYVCLVDLFVKFGRLDEAFNMIKKMDFEPSEYILSNLVAGCRSHGNQELGFQAAEQLLSHKPKDIETYLLLLDMYHSVERFEDVSRVKKIMKQEKVGKLNDWSWISIKETVYSFKPNDKEFPQSSLVYESLKVLIFKAKNLGYEMLETMEISEEDKEEEEKITSTSIYHSEKLAITFGLENLPSSSPIRVVKSTLMCRDSHDFVKYVSTLTGREIIIKDSKRLHKFVNGQCSCGDFGVLF is encoded by the exons ATGGCATCATTTCCTTGTGCTTCTGCTGCTCTCATTACAACTCTTAAGCTCCAACCACAATTCAAAACACACCCACCAACCTCCCTTCCCATAGAAAAG AGTCAGAGCATTTCTTTGCAGAAAAGCAACTACTTCACGGATTTGGATCCCAAGAATCTTGATTTTCGTGAAACGATCTCATTGACAAAACAAATGACAGAGCTGGACTCATCTTTCTATTTTCCCCTGTTGCAAGAATGCTTAGACAGGACATCTTTCCTGGATGCACAAGTTATTCATGGTCATGCCATTAAAACAGGAGCGCACCAAGATGTTTTCTTGATGTCATTTCTGGTCAATGTTTATGCTAAATGTGGTCGCATGGAAGCCGCACGCAAAGTATTCGACAAAATGCCAAGGAGAAATGTGGTGGGTTGGACTACATTGATGGTGGGTTATGTGCAGAAAATGCAGCCAGAGAATGCTATTTATGTGTTCCAAGAGATGTTGTATGCAGGGAGTTATCCTTCCAATTACACACTTGCCGTAGCTGTAAGCGCTTGTACATCAATGCGATCAGTTAAGTTAGGGAATCAGTTCCATGCTTACATAATCAAATACCAGATTGATTTTGACACTAGCATTTGCAATGCACTTTGTAGTTTATACTCCAAATGTGGCAAATTGAAATTAGCTCTCAGTGCATTTAGGAGAATCAAGGAAAAGAATGTTGTTTCTTGGACTGCTGCTATTTCTGCTTGTGGGGACAATGGTGACCCCATGACGGGTTTAAGACTTTTCGTTGATATGCTTTCTGAGGACACACAGCCTAATGAGTTAACTTTATCCAGTGTCTTGAGCCAGTGTTGTGAGATTCCATTATTAGAACTCGGGACTCAAGTTCATTCGCTGTGTGCTAAATTAGGATACCAGTCGAATCTGCGTATAAGGAATTCTTTATTGTATTTGTATCTCAAGTGTGGTTGCATTGATGAGGCACAAATTTTGTTTAGCGGAATGGATGATGTTAGTTTGGTTTCATGGAATGCAATGATTGCTGGGCATGCACAAATGATGGAGCTCACAAAGGATAATATTTCTGCTTGCCACTATGGAATTGAAGCACTCAAACTTTTCTCTGAGTTGCATCGGTTTGGCATGAAGCCGGACCTGTTTACCTTCTCAAGTGCCTTATGTGTCTGTAGTAGGATGGTGGCTTTAGAGCAGGGGGAACAGATTCATGCTCAGGCCATCAAAATTGGGTTCCTATCGGAAGTGGTAGTGGGGAGTTCACTGATTAATATGTACAATAAATGTGGAAGCATTGAGAGGGCAAGCAAAGCATTTCTAGAGATGTCTACTAGGACTATGATATCATGGACTTCCATGATTACAGCTTTTTCACAGCATGGTTGGTCTCAGCAAGCGTTGGAGCTTTTTGAGGACATGAAACTAACAGGAGTTAGACCAAACGCAGTCACTTTTGTTGGGGTTTTATCCGCTTGTCGCCATGCTGGCATGATCAATGCGGCACTCACTTATTTTGAGATTATGCAGAAGGAGTACAAAATCATGCCTGTGATGGACCATTATGTTTGCCTTGTTGATTTGTTTGTGAAGTTTGGACGTCTAGACGAAGCTTTCAATATGATTAAGAAAATGGATTTCGAGCCTAGCGAGTATATCTTGTCAAACTTGGTAGCAGGTTGCCGAAGCCATGGTAATCAGGAGTTGGGGTTTCAAGCTGCCGAGCAGTTACTAAGTCATAAACCGAAAGATATCGAAACATATTTGTTGTTATTGGATATGTACCATTCTGTAGAGAGATTTGAGGATGTTTCTAGGGTGAAGAAGATAATGAAGCAGGAAAAAGTTGGAAAATTAAATGATTGGAGTTGGATCAGCATCAAAGAAACAGTATATTCATTTAAACCGAATGACAAGGAATTCCCTCAGAGTTCTCTAGTTTATGAATCATTGAAGGTTTTAATTTTCAAAGCAAAGAATCTTGGATATGAGATGCTAGAAACTATGGAGATAAGTgaagaagacaaggaagaagaagaaaaaataacatCAACTTCCATTTATCACAGTGAGAAGCTGGCAATTACATTCGGATTGGAGAACTTGCCGAGTTCCTCGCCGATACGAGTAGTGAAGAGTACCTTAATGTGCAGAGATAGCCATGATTTTGTTAAGTATGTATCAACACTGACTGGTAGAGAAATCATTATCAAAGACAGTAAGCGGCTTCATAAATTTGTGAATGGACAATGCTCATGTGGGGATTTCGGTGTTTTATTCTGA
- the LOC107459368 gene encoding putative serine/threonine-protein kinase: MAILVNLEVFLLSSHHSSYFILSLCPAFLLFRKEIASKFSAIYKRVLRDGSSVVIRSINVTCCIPEEIEFLKGLSLLTSLRHENIIKMRGFCYSSSRGLGYLHSNEASKPTMVHQNILVEKVLLDNQFNPLIMDAGFPKLLADDIVYSAPKVGAAMGYLAPEYITTGRITEKSDVYAFGVIVL, translated from the exons ATGGCAATTCTTGTGAATTTGGAGGTTTTTCTGCTGTCTTCGCACCAcagttcttattttattttatccctCTGCCctgcttttttgctttttcgaAAAGAAATTGCG aGCAAATTCTCTGCCATCTACAAACGAGTTCTCAGAGATGGTTCTTCTGTGGTCATCAGAAGTATTAATGTGACATGCTGCATACCTGAGGAAATTGAATTCTTGAAGGGATTGAGCCTGCTAACCTCACTGAGACATGAAAACATTATAAAGATGAGAGGTTTTTGTTACTCAAGTAGTAGAG GTCTTGGATATCTGCACAGCAATGAAGCAAGCAAACCTACAATGGTTCACCAAAATATTTTAGTTGAAAAAGTTCTTCTTGACAATCAGTTTAACCCATTGATCATGGATGCTGGGTTCCCCAAGCTTCTAGCAGACGACATTGTTTACTCGGCACCGAAAGTTGGTGCTGCCATGGGATACCTAGCTCCTGAATACATTACCACTGGACGCATCACCGAGAAGAGTGACGTTTATGCATTCGGTGTCATTGTTCTTTAA